The segment CCAaagtcatattaaaaaataatacctATACATTTTGTAAACATGTGTTAAGAGAATGGCTACTACTTTCTtcctttaattattaattaaatctgTTAAATATTCAAAACCCACCACAAGAAGTCTAGTCATATACACCTatattacatgtttttttttccttgtaaaataagaattattactatttgtaattaaatatttgtgcaCATGTTGAAGAACACAATAGATATGACCCATATGAAATGCAAGCACCTAGAGTACTTTGTTCTATATTTTTGTGATTAGTCAAACCAAATTGCATAATATTGACCAACTTTTTGCTTTTGCATATGCACTAAAAATGCATGCTATGAAACACATTTTTAAAAAGGttcaatatattatatatttatcgGGTTATCATATAtctatttttgttattgttctttTCTGTGTTAGttacttttttacttttatatttctttttctaatttgcTTCGATGCGACGtgatttaaagatatttttattttacagaAATAGTTTTGAAGAATAACTACTGATATGACTTAAATGTTCATTGTTCGAAAATTATGTAGATAAGAAATGTATTgtttatataaatcaaaattactTCTAATAGATATGTCTTATAAATTAGAAACATGACCATTAAGAATATTTCTGTATTTGATATTAAGtattatcaatttatatatgtttagtgCACCCTAACATACTAATTATTACTTCATAAacatttgttaaaaaattacaCAAACTTAATTAAATTTACATGTATATCCACCAAAGCGAATTTACCATCTAATCTATGTGTTCACATGAATTCAAAATGGTTacccaaattatatatataattaaagaatcCAATGAATATCTATTTAACCGtcaattcaattattattattatatgtcaacttaaaatttttaattatagagttcataaacttcaaatcaCGAATTAACCTTTGAAATAGTCAACCAAACCTACACATTGTATTTTATTCCAAGATACTTTAGTATCAATttctaaacattatatttcAAAAGATTAATGAACAAAAAAGGAGGTTAACATGATTAACATTTTtccaaatttccattttttttcttttttggggggtgggggtgggggtgggggtaggGCAACAACTTTTATTTTAGTGTTAATTCATTGATCCCACGCGTGACTTTATTTAAAGCTTTTTGAAGATTATTAGCACTTCATATATCCATAAAGCCAAAACATAATTAGGAAAAGCTTTCATAATTTTGTCAAAAAGTTAAGAGGACAACATAAGAAGAATtagaagaaattaaagaagattTAATTGATGTAAAAAAGGAAATTCAATTGTTGAGTGCTAAGAGCCTTCATCTGGAGTGCTAAATAGTCTTTTATCCTTAACTAGAGGTTTCAGATTCACGAGTCACCTTTATTATGGAGCACTTTCTCCACCAATATGAGACTTTCAacgaaaatttgaatttagtcAGACTTTAATATGAACAATGAACGAAAAAAAAACCATCATTGTGGATcatgcattattattattattattattattattattattattattattattatttgttggtTTTAGCACTtattttttcctcctttttttgtTATTAGGTGAAAGCTACGattgttatatttttgaataattaattttatcgtgattaagtaatttaataaaatgaaacatgCATTAGTTAATCATGATTAAGTGATAAAGTGGATGTGCAAATTCAAATCTACAtgcttaaatattttaatttgatgatcATATGATTTTTGTGCTTAAACTACTAACTTAAATCTGATGACTAAATTGCATGAAGAACAAATTAAAGCCATGTGTATATGCTCAACCAATTagctaaaataaaaagtaattaaattttgtgattagatttaatgtttaattgtgtataaatgtatattgaatgtataattttgtatatttgacTAGCGATTATAACTATAATGCGGTAATTGAAAGGCTTGTATAAAACTCCTAATATAGCGCAAGTATCGTATAGTCAtacattaaataatatataaaaaagatatatacatataattaatttataatataaatattatgcatACTTAAtagttaatatataatttttagtgaAGCCCAACTTTATAATTTAACCCAAACAGAATTGGGCcttaattattcatatttaagGCTGATTTTTCAaagagcaactttcacatatagcaaacaaaaaattcatatttgtatgctatagtaaattttgcataattgcgctccatagcaaacataaaactgtataatttgctatacatatacaagtgtataattcgctggcctaaattgtataattcgctggcctatttagctgcaattgtataattcgctatcctatttcactgcaattgtataatgcacaattgtataattcactgcctatttcgctgcaatattaagtgtatagcaagaagatatatgtttttctctcgctttatacaaaaacagaaacacaatatatacacttttgttgtataaagctagagaaaattgtatttcactgcaattgtataattcgcaattgtataattcgttgacctttttctttgcaatatttgaagtaaaatgtttgtaaattgtataattaagtgtataacacgaagatatatatttttgcatttgtatatacagttttctcttgctttatacaaaacagaaacagaattatacacttttgTGTATAAggcgagagaggcgagagagaatggagagtggcgagcgagatttctgggagagagacgctggcaaattttagctaacgtttgctatggagcacaattaaattaaaccctagctattccatttattttagattattagtttgctattatatacaattttcccttcaAATGTCACACTTTTTAGCCTCTATTTTTAAAGTATGTACGGACATAGAAAACCTTTAGAGTACACTTATTAGGTGTGTTTAGTTTGAGAAGTGTAAACTATATGTAGATTTTATCGTTATCGTTATCGTTATTTTAAAGATGGAAGTTATTTTTGATTGATTCTTGATATGCTAAAGAAGATAATTCAAAAAAAGATTAatgaaaatacaagaaataaatagataataatagaacaataatataacaaaacaatattataattgaagtaaaaaaaacatataataataacgtcgaaaaataaaaaattattagaataATACTTCAACTACTAATATGGTGAGAGAACAAGAATACTAGATGATAGATTCCGacctagaaattttttttttactataatttGTCTCATTCATAACTacctaattaaaattatattctcgATAAGCTAGTTGAAACTGTGTTCCttgaaaaatatgtttcttaaaaatgagaaaaatgatcACTTTTTAGACGAGTGACATTCTACGTTAACTATATCCTTCCATCCTTCAACACAACTAGTTTGTACGTTATTTTCGTATATAGCCCATTTTCACCACTCCAAACCTactcccttttttctttttataatctTCATCTaatctaaattatatataaatgttttcaaaaattttatgtttttacatattaattaaatacatagtataaataataaacaacTCACTTAAAGCTATAAATGATATTATGTCCATATTAATTTTTCGTTACTCTAGAAAGTAGATCAATCGAGGGGAAGTTTCTAGTGGTGGACTCTACAATTACTTCGTGGCTAAATTATTGCCACACTTGTAAGAataaaagttcttttttatCCACAATTACGATGTAATcgatgaaatttaattttttaattaaaaaattttaaatttgaactttatatataaaatatcatacataaaaatattttctttcaaataaaaatcttacacaatacaattttaaaataattaaactcaaACCtgaatacaaataattaaactCTCAATTACTTGCCCCTaccaaacaaaaacaaaagaagaaaaaaaaagtcgaCTTTAACTTTTTGTCCTTCAATTCTAAGAGAAAAAAGTTTAGTCAAGATTTCTCTAGTTATGTCTAGAAATCACAATTAAATAAGACATCGTTTTCTACCGCCTTAATTTGAAACTTAAATGaaacttataatattttgtaatataaataatattatttttttattttaatttgtttgttctattttaatacgaaataatattttacaaaatttaaatatatttaaattttatgattttgaattaaaaatatactattaaaatattttttaatttaaaattacaaacatgttttgtaaaaaattagtcatttatttttgttgtattatGTCatctgaaaaattaaatttaaataattattcactaaagataatattcatttttttataacgGACTAAAAAGATAAGCCAAATAGATTGAAACACAGTTAGTAATTATAAACCCTATATAAACAAGTGTCTTATACCCTTTTTGTTTATAAACAAGTGTCTCAAACTTTGCCTTTTCCTCTAAGTTACTATCCAAACTTCTTTTaattcttcaattaatttcactTTAATTCAAATTAGTTCAAATAACAAAGATGATTATACGTGGCGCATCGAGGTTGGCGCATTCTATGATGTCTCACATTGGTCCACGTTACTATTCAACTTTACGTCCGGTGGCCGGAAATGCAGCCGGAAATGGAGTTATTACCGATGTATCGTTTaatttcttgcatgaaaatTCTATCAAGGGTTTTGAAAAGACGATGGTCACATATGTTAGGTATTTTTCAACTACAAATTCGTGTAACATAAGTACAATAAATTTAAGCGATAACGAGAAAAATGAACAAACTAGTCAAGGAAAAATTGATCAGATCGGTTGCGCAGAAGTCAAAGCCACCGCTCTTACTAGTGgtggaaataataataataataataataataataataataaaggtaTTGTTAGCTATTGGGGTATTCAACCCCCTAAGGTTACAAAAGAAGATGGTACACCATGGAAGTGGAATTGTTTTATGGTACgtaagtattatttttattgtatatatgtaatatgtGAACAATTGACCTAtgtatatttgattttaattttatttaattatgttaaaatttgatactcttaatatattgattattttattttgtttgtgaatTTTGAATATAGCCATGGGAGACATACAAGGCAGATTTAtcaattgatatgaaaaaaCACCATGAGCCTATAACGTTGTTGGATAAAATGGCTTATTGGACTGTCAAGGCCCTTAGGGTACCCACAGACATATTCTTTCaggtattttattttattttaccattTAATAATGAACGATCCTAAGAAGATATGAATTAATTGACgtattttttgagaatttttcaTATCTGACATGAAAATTTAATATtgttagttattattataataataataataatatatctgGTGTAAGAGGTTGTCTTTGACAAATTTTAAACGATCATAACAATATGCTAGTTCGtctaatttatgttatttttatttttgtgattttgcGTATTTTTCAAGATCTATGTGGATTACCTAACCAAATTATGATAAAAAGCTATCTTTTATCACTTACAATTTACAACCCCCCAAAAAATAGTATGAATTTTAATCCTtcgatttataaatttaatgaaaattaactaaaatttcaatattaaatAGTTTCACGTAACTTATGTCAAGATgttaattttagtaatttagtaagaacaagaaacaaaaaaacaacaaataaacttGTTAATCTCTTAATGGGTTTTGGGCCGGGTCAGACACTAGTTTTTCGTCCCTAGCCCAGCCCACTAAACTTTTATCTAGTCCAGCCCCTAACCTATTAGTAGAGCCGCACTTCAATGGGTTGGGTCGGCCTGACCCTATTGACACCAAAAGTCAATAGTACGAATTTGaacgttttttttttataaaaaattatatcatatcaaTAAATTTCGATCGACTTATAATTATAATGTGATGCAGAAGAGGTACGGTTGTCGAGCAATGATGTTGGAAACCGTGGCGGCAGTCCCCGGTATGGTAGGAGGAATGTTATTACACTGTAAATCTTTAAGGCGATTCGAGCACAGTGGTGGTTGGATCAAAGCACTATTAGAAGAAGCAGAAAATGAAAGAATGCACTTAATGACATTTATGGAAGTATCAAAACCAAAATGGTATGAACGTGCACTTGTCTTAATAGTACAAGGCATATTCTTCAATGTTtattttatgacttatattttatcaCCAAAATTGGCACATCGAATTGTTGGTTACTTAGAAGAAGAAGCTATTCATTCCTACACACAATTTCTAAAAGAATTAGATGAGGGAAATATTGAAAATGTAGTTGCTCCGGCTATTGCTATTGATTATTGGCGTTTGACGCAAGACGCGACTCTTAAAGATGTTGTCATGGTGGTTAGGGCGGATGAGGCTCATCATCGCGATGTCAACCACTTTGCATCGGTAAGAATTAgcatgtatataattttatctgACTCTTGAAAAGATCGACGTATTATGAAGATGACTTGgatcaaatttaataaataggTCAATAATACAACACTCAAAAGTGctaggataaaaataaatttgagttaAGTAAAAAAGCAATAACGTAGTGGACCTAGTAACCTAAAGAATAAGACAGACAATATATGATATACAATATTTGTATCATAGAAAAATTCTTacaatatttgtttattatagTATAATTCTTGCagaaattaaattgtttttttgggGGATGAATTAAGtgaatttttgtgaaaattgaTGGCAGGATATTTATTACCATGGGCAAGAACTGAAGGACTGTCCAGCTCCACTTGGGTATCACTGATAACAACAATTTTGATCTAATAATTGTTGAAACAGTTAAAGAATACAAAATAGTGAAAAAGATCACAATTTACTAATATTTTGAGTATTGATGTACACTATCTtgtgtgattttattttttccttttgtctTTTATACTCaataaaactttttaaagtctttttaataaataaattattatccaatgtaattattgaaatattaataaagtAAGGATGTTGTTTATTATATAAGAGGATCAATGATTCAATGTAAAATGGgttatatttcttaaatgacgTGAGTAATTTCACATTTATCAATCTTACTATAAAAATAATCTTCAATTACTAGTTAATATTATCTAATTACTATTTGTATTCTATATATTCATCATTCtaaattgaagttaaatttttGAGTGTAATATTCGtattatatagaatattttctttctcaatAATTATGTACATAGGTATACCGTATACGGATCTAAAATTGTTTGAAAAGACCTAGCATTCTTGATAGAGAATGATGAGAATTGTTTAGAAGAGACTTATCGATCCTGATAGAAAATGAtgaattgtttaaaaaaataatcgtattcaaacactttttttttaaaaaatcccaCTCTAATTACTCGATGAGTTTTATGTGAAATTTTACGTCGAATTTAATATCAAAAGATCTATAATCGGAAGTTAAAAATGTTATCATTTTCGACATATCATTATTGTTGTGTTCAACTAAAGTTAAAAACATGCGATTGCAAAAATATTAACtccttaaataaaattaatagaagacatcaaacatataattttatcCTAACTTTCTATATTTTGGCttttatttacataatatatatatatagtgacgATGAGCCAGTGCacccattatttattaaaagttaatttttaattgatgttgatcaaattattttaaatcttaaattttaaatttgaataaattatatatattaatgtggTAGTAGACATTCATATTAATggtaaataaaatgaatacattataaatattagtattaaattttaagtaatttttattaaataatttttctttttttatgtacagaccaaatatttattcacaatttttttaagtgGTATTTagttaaacaattttaaattatctccttgaatagaaaataaatacttaataaatactatttttattaataaattttaaacatattgagttgaatgatttttatataaaatatgaagagaCCTATTGGATATCCATCGATTATCactaaaaaattttctttatccatcattaactttttactcaaaataattataaaattacaaaaatattattgatatttaaaatagtaaaattacatttgaacataaaattaaagaacataaCTAAATTAATCTTactatataaagaaaattaggcagtaatttaaattaaaatagaataatattttttaatgtttcaaAAATATTGCACTGAAAATACATTACCTAGTTAAATCTAGATGGTGCCCATTtgacaaaaatagaaaaagtacAAATGAGTATCATTTTGATAGGAAATATTCACTCAACCGAACTAGCTCTATTCaagtttaaagtttaaagaaagtatttaaatgatcaaaataattcataaatttaatttcaaacttaaaaaaCAGACATATCAACGATATCGTATCTGCTTCAATTATACTTCTATCTcttattatataagaaaataataataatactttagTTGTAACTCTCTCTTATTATATAAGAGAATACATAATAGTAATTTATTTATGCATATGCAAAAATCAGTATCACATTTTATCATACTTGTTCTTTAccttttacaattttttaccttttacaatttttacaagataaaaatatgataataatattaataaataatagtaatttatTTATGCATATGCAAAAATTGGTATCACaagacaaatatataatttatttataatagagcaaaaaaactcaaattagaAGATGTTAGTTATGTATTTGTAATTACGTATCTTAGATcttgttataaaaaatatttattaatttaaaattatcataatttaatttaaaattttaaaatatttctaccaaaacttgagaaattgaaattaaaaaaaaaaactttaaaaaagtgATAGAAACTTCCATGAAGAACTAATATAGATGTTAGATGTCCACCGACCACCCGAGGTTTCATGTAAAAATGTTAATTATGTCGGTTTCATATTATTTGTTcactttgtttttattaatcaccctttaaaaaaatctcttagatattttatttgagaacattttaaaaaaaaaaattaattataaagataatgttgaaaaaaattaattaatgctttattaattt is part of the Solanum pennellii chromosome 8, SPENNV200 genome and harbors:
- the LOC107028189 gene encoding ubiquinol oxidase 2, mitochondrial-like, coding for MIIRGASRLAHSMMSHIGPRYYSTLRPVAGNAAGNGVITDVSFNFLHENSIKGFEKTMVTYVRYFSTTNSCNISTINLSDNEKNEQTSQGKIDQIGCAEVKATALTSGGNNNNNNNNNNNKGIVSYWGIQPPKVTKEDGTPWKWNCFMPWETYKADLSIDMKKHHEPITLLDKMAYWTVKALRVPTDIFFQKRYGCRAMMLETVAAVPGMVGGMLLHCKSLRRFEHSGGWIKALLEEAENERMHLMTFMEVSKPKWYERALVLIVQGIFFNVYFMTYILSPKLAHRIVGYLEEEAIHSYTQFLKELDEGNIENVVAPAIAIDYWRLTQDATLKDVVMVVRADEAHHRDVNHFASDIYYHGQELKDCPAPLGYH